The region CGCGTTACCGGTCTTGCCGACCCGGCCGACCTGCTGGCCGGCGCGGACCCGTACCCCGGCGTCCAATCCGGTAGCCAGCTCGGACAGGTGCGAGCCGTAGTAGCGGACCCCGTCGTCGCCGAGCAGCGACACCGCCTTGCCCCCGTTGAGCGGACCCTGCGGGCCGTTCTTCTTATACCCGTCCACCCGGGTCACCTCAAGGATCTCCCCGTCGGTGACCGCCAGGACCGGGGTGCCGCAGGAGGCGAAGATGTCCGTGGCCGCGTACGCGCCGTGGGTCGGGTGGTAGGAGGCGGCGGCCGAGTTCACCGGGAAGACGTACCGGGCCGGGGTCAGGCTCGCCGGGGGCGTACCGGGCGGGGTGGCGGGCGGCGGCGTCACCGAGGGCGCCGCCTCGGCCGAGCCGGTCGGCGTCGCGCTCGCCGGGTTGGTCGGCGAGGACCAGACCGCCGGGCGGCTCTGCGCGCAGCCGGCGGCGGCCAGCGCCGTCAGCAGCAGGGCGATCGGGTACGCCGGAAGGCGCCCGTTCCGGCGCCGCGTACCCGTTTCGTCCCGTGCCATCCCGCCATCCTGGCAGAACCGGCGCGATCGCGCGGACGCCGGTCGTCCCGCCGAGTGGCCGGGCGAGTCGGCTCCAGCGCGGGTACGCTGCGAGCCAGCGGCGTGGCTCTGCACCATGGCCGGGCGGCGTGGCCCTGCTCCGCGACCGGCCGGCTCGGCGCGCGAGGCGATGGTCTGTCGTCGCGGACCGCCGACGCCGTAACCGAGCGGAGGAGCGAGGGTGATGGCCGAGCAACCGACGTCACGCACCTGGCCCGAGGCCGGCCAACCGCCGCGTACGCCGTCGGGGTTGTTCCCGTCCGGCCTGCCGTCGCGGCCGATCTACCGCGAGCCACACCCGGTACGCGGCTCCGCGCTCGCCGCCGGTGCCGGCTCGGCGGCGGCCTGGTTGCTCCTGTTCGGGCTGCTCGGCAGCGACCTGCGCGGCTACGTGTGGTGGACGGTGCTGGCCGGAGTGGTGGCCCTCACGGCCGCCCTGTTGCTGGTCCGGTTCGGCGACCGGGGCGCTGCCGTCGGTGTGGCGATGGTCACCGCAATCGGGTGGTCGACCGCCGCGCTCGCGGTCGCGGTTCGCTGGAGTACCACCGGTTGGCCGCTTTGGTGACACTGCGCTGTCGAGCCACCGCACCGGGTACGCGATCTAGGGCGGTGGGTACCCGCTCGGTGGCACACCGCGACCGGGCTTGACGAACGCCGCGCGACTGGGCACCCTCGCCACTATGGCCTGGACAGAGCAGCGGCTCGACCCTGAGCGCACCCGACGGCGGATACAGCTCCTCGCGGAGTTGGCCGGGGCGAAGTCGGTGCGGGAGCGGACGCAGCCGCGCCGGGTACGGGTCGACCGGTTGCGCGAGTTGATCGCCACCCGTCGTCGCCTGGCCGGCTGACCCACCGGGATCCGCTCGATTACGTCCCCGTCCTTCGGGGAGTTGCGCGGTCGAGCCCGGACCCGACCGGATACCGTCACGCGTGACAGGCAGTCGACAGTGGTGGCCGGCGGTACGCCGTGAGTTGTTGGGGGGACCGGTGTCGTACTTCGCGGCGGCCGTGGTGCGGGGCTCGACCGGCTGGAGCGCAGCCGAACTCGACCTCGGTGGTGCCGCGGACATAGACGAGGTCGCGGAGCTGCTGCGCGAGGTGGAGCCGGACGCCGAAACCTCGCTGCTCTTCGTCGAATCCGACGACACCTACCTGGCCATCCTGCGCCTGGACGACGGCGATGACCTGCGCGTCTTCGGCTCCGACTCGGCCTTCGCCGAGGAGTCCCGACTCGGTGCCCTGCTGCTCGGCGACATCAAGTCACCCGCACTGGAGATGGACGACGTGGTCGAGCCGGCCACGCCCGCGCTCGCCTCGTCCACCGACGAGGAGAGCGAGCAGCCGGCCGCCGACC is a window of Micromonospora sp. NBC_01699 DNA encoding:
- a CDS encoding M23 family metallopeptidase — translated: MARDETGTRRRNGRLPAYPIALLLTALAAAGCAQSRPAVWSSPTNPASATPTGSAEAAPSVTPPPATPPGTPPASLTPARYVFPVNSAAASYHPTHGAYAATDIFASCGTPVLAVTDGEILEVTRVDGYKKNGPQGPLNGGKAVSLLGDDGVRYYGSHLSELATGLDAGVRVRAGQQVGRVGKTGNANNVCHLHFGISPPCDRTEDWWTRRGVVWPARYLDAWRDRTNRSPVDEVTAWQRKHRCPPAP
- a CDS encoding tRNA adenosine deaminase-associated protein; this encodes MSYFAAAVVRGSTGWSAAELDLGGAADIDEVAELLREVEPDAETSLLFVESDDTYLAILRLDDGDDLRVFGSDSAFAEESRLGALLLGDIKSPALEMDDVVEPATPALASSTDEESEQPAADPDADPIGDADLLANLGISAHRLLALCAQERMLPADVTVELGKVIGCGDVIEELREA